One segment of Salvelinus alpinus chromosome 1, SLU_Salpinus.1, whole genome shotgun sequence DNA contains the following:
- the LOC139534193 gene encoding rho GTPase-activating protein 35-like: MMAKKQDAKSPTYNLIVVGLSGTEKEKGQCGVGKSCLCNRFVRPSADDFYLDHTSVLSTSDFGGRVVNNDHFLFWGEVGRVVEEGPECKMHVVEQTEFIDDQTFQPHRSTAMQPYIKRAASTKLASAEKLMYFCTDQLGLEQDFEQKQMPEGKIQADGFMLCVDVSRGMNRNFDDQLKFVTNLYGQLSKTKKPIVLVLTKCDEGVERYIKDSHTFAITKKSLIVVETSARSNINVDLAFIALVQLIDKSRGKPKIIPYFEALKLQSQQIALAKDRYEWLVNRVVKNHNETWLNTSRRMHSSSEFKEYVFLEGTAKCKKLFQQHVYRLKQEHIERRRKIYLSTLPLALSSLVPDLDEIDQLSWSGVQKVLESKQHFAHWFVVLEDSPWEDTSHIDNMEDERIPSDLLETAPAEYIFNAHLEHLRNECKRAEMRQEFKHKLACSPFVTPGKPWEEARSFIMNEDFYQWLEESEYLDLYNRHQKEIIDHAKEDFQELLLEYSELFYELEVDAKPSKEKMGAIQEVLGEEQRFKTLQKLPAERDALVLKHIHFVYHPTKETCPSSPQCGDFKIEQLLASRFPTCYPFFNVKSHFGDIKADRINLVILGKDGLAREFANEIRTLCTNDDRYVLDGKMYELTLRPIEGNIRLPVNSFHTPTFTPHGCLCLYNSKESLTYVVESIERLRESTIGRRDSHIAQLLTSLLLVTKRGVGTYADIGGETALGLITQGQQVARRLQCSFLDPASPGVGYGHNVNDSQINQVLRGLLDSRRSSSFSSSSPPLPPKPPGPRDSPHQPSPEADVRIVMCLMCGDNYDVEQLLSPFLLPQHCRPTSNSGTSVILEQTVGPHKQVIELSLLSYHASFSLRKSRLVHGYIAVYSARRKASLETLCAFLCEIQDIIPVQLLAVGESQVELTESESAREQLVQGEELAQEIEGRFNSVVCGSGGVVGGLHRIEMFQHFLMEVVEKRNIVEATHMYDNVAEACTNDTAYSPRCSSPSPGNMFLDSDVDDVEPSPPYFDGTLTSHGGGFNLPDLDSSDVSVISDISSFENKLNSKVPPQVRPKPTVTFDFRKVGRNPYNTDTMGHRRSLPSAVTWVPGGDGGYDPSDYAEPMDAVSKPRPSNEEIIYSVPHDSTQGKIITIRNANRMHSNGNGSDSEADSSSLERCRKFSAAGVKPRLYRDRSKRLGKFSSFRTSFIGSDDEMGALPKTKEDEFGTLKGDIINEEGEDTKKRNILKSLRRTAKKTRPKARPSIPKPLESNYFGVPLVNVVFPDRPIPLFIDKCVHFIETTGLNTEGLYRVSGNKCEMESMQRQFDQDHGLDLVEKDFAINTVAGALKAFFSELPEPLVPCILQVELLEAFKINDREQRLYTMKDVLRKFPRENYDVFRFVMSHLHKVSQLSRQNLMTSENLSICFWPTLMRPDFTTMDALTATRTYQTIIETFIHQSAFFFYNQPLLDSPTGLAGFPASPTTTLTGGSAYSCYRSSPPPTTTQFSLLQQSPPTTPQSPLQSLLPPLHQHPHCAPTEQETL, encoded by the exons ATGATGGCGAAAAAGCAGGATGCTAAGTCACCTACATACAACCTTATTGTTGTGGGTTTGTCAGGGACTGAGAAAGAGAAGGGCCAGTGTGGAGTGGGTAAGTCCTGCCTGTGTAACCGCTTTGTGCGCCCCAGTGCTGATGACTTCTATCTGGACCACACGTCAGTGCTGAGCACCAGCGACTTCGGGGGCAGAGTGGTTAACAATGACCACTTCCTGTTCTGGGGGGAGGTGGGgcgggtggtggaggaggggccAGAGTGCAAGATGCATGTGGTGGAGCAGACCGAGTTCATTGATGACCAGACGTTCCAGCCACACCGCAGCACTGCCATGCAGCCCTATATCAAGAGGGCGGCCTCCACCAAGCTGGCCTCTGCAGAGAAGCTGATGTACTTCTGCACGGACCAGCTGGGGCTGGAGCAGGACTTTGAGCAGAAGCAGATGCCTGAGGGCAAGATACAGGCTGACGGGTTCATGCTCTGTGTGGACGTCAGTAGGGGGATGAACCGCAACTTTGACGACCAGTTGAAGTTTGTCACAAATCTTTATGGTCAGCTGAGCAAAACAAAGAAACCCATTGTGCTGGTCTTAACCAAGTGTGATGAGGGGGTTGAACGCTACATCAAAGATTCTCACACCTTTGCCATCACTAAAAAGAGTCTTATAGTAGTGGAGACATCTGCACGCTCTAACATCAATGTTGACCTAGCTTTCATTGCTTTGGTGCAACTCATTGATAAGAGCAGGGGCAAGCCCAAGATCATTCCTTACTTTGAGGCCCTCAAGCTCCAGAGTCAGCAGATAGCCCTGGCTAAAGACCGATACGAATGGCTAGTCAACCGCGTAGTGAAGAACCACAACGAGACCTGGCTTAACACCAGCCGACGCATGCACAGCTCTTCAGAGTTCAAAGAATACGTCTTTCTAGAGGGTACAGCGAAATGCAAGAAGCTCTTCCAGCAGCATGTGTACCGTCTGAAACAGGAGCACATTGAGAGACGTCGGAAAATCTATCTGAGCACTCTTCCTCTAGCACTTAGCTCCCTGGTGCCTGACCTGGATGAGATCGACCAGCTGAGCTGGTCTGGGGTTCAGAAGGTCCTGGAGTCTAAGCAGCACTTTGCCCACTGGTTTGTAGTTCTGGAGGACTCTCCATGGGAGGACACGTCTCACATAGATAACATGGAGGATGAGCGCATCCCCTCAGACCTGCTGGAGACGGCCCCAGCCGAGTACATTTTCAACGCCCACCTGGAGCACCTGAGGAATGAGTGCAAGCGGGCCGAGATGAGGCAGGAGTTCAAGCACAAGCTGGCCTGTTCTCCCTTTGTCACGCCAGGCAAGCCCTGGGAAGAGGCCCGCAGCTTCATCATGAACGAAGACTTCTACCAATGGTTGGAGGAATCAGAGTACCTGGACCTCTACAACCGCCACCAGAAAGAGATAATAGACCACGCTAAAGAGGACTTCCAGGAGCTGCTGCTGGAGTACTCTGAGCTCTTCTATGAGCTGGAGGTGGATGCCAAGCCCAGCAAGGAGAAGATGGGGGCCATCCAGGAGGTTTTAGGGGAGGAGCAGAGGTTCAAGACCCTGCAGAAGCTTCCAGCTGAGAGAGATGCTCTGGTGTTGAAGCATATCCACTTTGTCTACCACCCAACCAAGGAGACCTGTCCCAGCAGCCCACAGTGTGGAGACTTCAAGATAGAGCAGCTCCTGGCCTCACGTTTCCCAACATGCTACCCTTTCTTCAATGTGAAGTCCCATTTTGGGGATATTAAAGCTGACCGAATCAACCTTGTGATATTGGGCAAAGACGGACTGGCCAGGGAGTTTGCCAATGAGATCAGGACTCTCTGTACCAATGACGACCGGTATGTGCTGGATGGGAAAATGTATGAGTTGACCCTGCGACCTATCGAGGGAAACATACGACTTCCTGTAAATTCCTTTCACACTCCCACTTTCACACCCCATGGATGCCTGTGTCTGTACAACTCAAAAGAGTCCCTAACCTACGTCGTAGAAAGCATTGAAAGGTTGCGGGAGTCAACAATAGGTAGAAGGGACAGCCATATAGCTCAGCTTTTAACGTCTCTGCTCTTGGTTACTAAAAGGGGAGTAGGGACATATGCAGATATTGGGGGAGAAACTGCCTTAGGCCTAATAACACAGGGACAGCAGGTAGCAAGGAGACTGCAGTGTAGCTTCCTAGACCCAGCCTCTCCTGGTGTGGGCTATGGGCACAATGTGAATGACAGTCAGATCAATCAAGTATTGAGGGGTCTCCTGGACTCTAGGAGGAGCTCATCTTTTAGTAGCAGCTCCCCACCTCTGCCCCCTAAACCTCCAGGCCCAAGAGACTCTCCTCACCAGCCCAGCCCAGAGGCAGACGTTCGCATCGTCATGTGCTTGATGTGTGGAGACAACTACGACGTGGAacagctcctctctcccttcctactGCCTCAGCACTGCAGGCCAACATCCAATAGTGGGACCTCAGTGATACTGGAGCAGACAGTGGGGCCTCACAAACAGGTGATTGAGCTCTCCCTTCTTTCCTACCACGCCTCCTTCTCCCTGAGGAAGAGCAGATTAGTGCATGGCTACATCGCTGTGTACTCAGCCCGCCGCAAGGCCTCCCTGGAGACTCTATGTGCCTTCCTGTGTGAGATCCAGGACATCATCCCTGTTCAGCTGCTGGCAGTAGGGGAGAGCCAGGTGGAGCTCACAGAAAGTGAGTCTGCCAGAGAGCAGCTAGTCCAGGGAGAGGAGCTGGCCCAAGAGATAGAGGGCAGGTTCAACAGTGTGGTGTGTGGGTCTGGAGGGGTGGTGGGCGGCCTGCACAGGATAGAGATGTTCCAGCACTTCCTGATGGAGGTGGTGGAGAAACGCAACATTGTGGAGGCAACACACATGTATGATAACGTGGCAGAGGCCTGCACTAACGACACTGCCTACTCCCCTCGCTGTAGCTCACCCAGCCCTGGCAACATGTTCCTAGACTCTGATGTGGATGACGTGGAGCCCTCCCCACCCTACTTCGATGGCACACTCACCTCCCATGGTGGGGGCTTCAACCTGCCTGACCTGGACTCCAGCGATGTCTCTGTCATCTCTGACATCAGCTCCTTTGAGAACAAACTCAACAGCAAGGTCCCTCCCCAGGTGAGGCCCAAGCCCACTGTGACCTTTGACTTCCGGAAGGTGGGCCGAAACCCCTACAACACAGACACCATGGGCCACCGTCGCTCCCTGCCCTCTGCTGTGACATGGGTACCAGGTGGGGACGGAGGTTACGACCCCTCAGACTATGCAGAGCCCATGGATGCTGTGTCCAAGCCCCGGCCCAGCAACGAGGAGATCATCTACTCTGTGCCCCATGACAGCACGCAGGGCAAAATAATCACCATCCGCAACGCCAACAGGATGCACTCAAATGGGAACGGCTCGGACAGTGAGGCAGACAGCAGTTCCCTGGAGCGCTGCAGGAAGTTCTCGGCGGCGGGGGTGAAGCCCCGGCTGTACCGTGACCGCTCGAAACGCCTGGGTAAGTTCAGCAGCTTTCGCACTAGCTTCATTGGCAGCGACGACGAGATGGGGGCCCTGCCAAAGACCAAGGAGGATGAGTTCGGAACCCTGAAAGGAGACATCATCaatgaggagggagaggacaCCAAGAAGAGGAACATTCTGAAGAGCCTACGGCGAACTGCCAAG AAAACCAGACCAAAGGCTCGGCCCTCTATTCCCAAGCCCCTGGAGAGCAACTACTTCGGGGTACCCCTGGTCAATGTGGTGTTCCCAGACAGACCTATCCCACTTTTTATTGACAAGTGTGTCCACTTCATTGAGACCACAG gtCTCAACACAGAGGGGCTCTACAGGGTGAGTGGGAACAAGTGTGAGATGGAGAGCATGCAGAGGCAGTTTGACCAGG ACCATGGGCTGGACCTAGTGGAGAAGGACTTTGCCATCAACACGGTGGCTGGGGCTCTGAAGGCCTTCTTCTCTGAGCTGCCGGAGCCGTTGGTGCCCTGCATCCTGCAGGTGGAGCTGCTCGAGGCCTTCA aaATCAACGACAGGGAACAAAGGCTGTACACCATGAAGGATGTGCTGAGGAAGTTCCCCAGGGAGAACTATGACGTTTTCAGATTTGTCATGAGCCACTTACACAA GGTGAGCCAGCTGAGCAGACAGAACCTGATGACCAGTGAGAATCTGTCCATCTGTTTCTGGCCCACTCTGATGCGGCCAGACTTCACCACCATGGACGCCCTGACGGCCACGCGGACCTACCAGACAATCATCGAGACCTTCATCCACCAGTCTGCTTTCTTCTTCTACAACCAGCCCCTCCTGGACTCCCCCACTGGCCTGGCTGGCTTCCCTgcctcccccaccaccaccctcaCCGGGGGCTCTGCCTATTCCTGCTAccgctcctcccctccccccaccaccacacaattCAGCCTCCTGCAGCAGTCGCCGCCCACCACCCCCCAGTCACCCCTGCAGTCCCTCCTGCCCCCTCTCCACCAACACCCCCACTGCGCCCCCACCGAGCAAGAGACACTCTAA